Proteins from one Pirellulales bacterium genomic window:
- a CDS encoding alpha/beta fold hydrolase produces the protein MSRIRWQLPCLWLLLSACGSSLVLAQDVRYELGHRVREFELAWDRQPSLDERLKTTPLLKQAVTAFFSMRMTEAARLLDTGTFQLEGRGEPSEALRWTRSLAVTLDRRLLDPGVDPLGFAVRTLYEVPAVAMPLAEVEALVAAREGGQEPLAGCESQKQPLTAVPLAGELRLPADAEGDYWFVGRIASGPEASTTAQRIGLAHDLAARLARLNAFVDALPARGRSLEQETVVHLTRLLSSLAQGKTPETDYPAARLLTEAEALVAASEPYYNAQRAGQFWMAVPTERGTQYCRWMVPPEATGGSPRPLVVALHGAGGSENMFFDAYGHGAIVEQCARRGWYLVAPRSAGMGLSPAPLIVAALAERFAIDPQRVFLVGHSMGAAQASISACQATGTYAAVAALGGGGTITKDAQLADLPFFVGIGTEDFAYSRAKQLFAGLQQAGARKAELHEYPQVEHLAIVQVALPDVFALFDRVAAE, from the coding sequence ATGTCACGTATCCGTTGGCAGTTGCCGTGCCTGTGGCTGCTTCTTTCGGCCTGCGGTAGTTCGCTGGTCCTTGCTCAGGACGTGCGCTACGAGTTGGGGCATCGCGTCCGCGAGTTCGAACTGGCCTGGGATCGCCAACCGTCGCTCGACGAACGGCTGAAGACGACCCCCTTGCTCAAGCAGGCCGTCACGGCATTTTTCTCGATGCGCATGACCGAAGCGGCACGCCTGCTCGACACGGGCACCTTTCAACTCGAGGGCCGAGGCGAGCCATCGGAGGCGCTGCGCTGGACGCGTTCGCTCGCCGTGACGCTCGATCGCCGGCTGCTCGATCCTGGCGTCGATCCGCTCGGCTTCGCCGTGCGGACGCTCTACGAAGTGCCCGCGGTCGCGATGCCGCTCGCCGAGGTCGAAGCGCTCGTCGCCGCGCGCGAAGGCGGCCAAGAACCGCTGGCCGGCTGCGAATCCCAGAAGCAGCCGCTCACGGCGGTGCCTTTGGCCGGCGAGCTGCGGCTGCCCGCCGACGCCGAGGGCGACTACTGGTTTGTCGGCCGCATCGCCAGCGGCCCCGAGGCCAGCACGACGGCGCAGCGCATTGGCCTGGCCCATGATCTCGCCGCGCGGCTCGCGCGGCTAAACGCATTCGTCGATGCGCTGCCCGCTCGCGGGCGGTCGCTGGAGCAGGAGACGGTCGTCCACCTGACCCGATTGTTGAGCAGCCTCGCACAGGGCAAGACGCCTGAGACCGATTATCCGGCCGCGCGTCTACTCACCGAGGCCGAGGCGCTCGTCGCGGCGAGCGAGCCGTATTACAACGCCCAGCGCGCGGGCCAGTTCTGGATGGCGGTGCCCACCGAGCGCGGCACGCAGTACTGCCGATGGATGGTGCCGCCCGAAGCGACGGGCGGGTCGCCGCGTCCACTGGTCGTCGCGCTGCACGGAGCCGGCGGGAGCGAGAACATGTTCTTCGACGCCTACGGCCATGGCGCGATCGTCGAACAATGTGCCCGGCGAGGCTGGTACCTTGTGGCCCCACGCAGTGCAGGAATGGGCTTGTCGCCGGCCCCGCTGATCGTCGCGGCGTTGGCCGAACGTTTTGCCATCGACCCGCAGCGGGTGTTCCTAGTCGGCCATTCGATGGGCGCGGCGCAGGCTTCGATTTCGGCCTGCCAGGCGACCGGCACCTATGCGGCGGTCGCAGCCCTGGGCGGGGGCGGCACGATCACCAAAGACGCGCAATTGGCCGACCTGCCGTTCTTCGTCGGTATCGGCACCGAAGATTTCGCCTACAGCCGCGCGAAGCAACTGTTCGCCGGGTTGCAACAGGCGGGGGCGC
- a CDS encoding SRPBCC family protein: protein MARAYRLQRAQLIRRPRPEVFEFFSAAENLEAITPPALSFQILTPLPIELRSGTLIDYRLKLMGIPFNWQTRIDLFEPPLRFRDSQLQGPYRRWEHLHEFFETAEGTLMIDTIDYEIPLGPLGALARMVFVSRQLDAIFDYRRERVFELLSHGPGNLPATGSRGPIEISSAGPLATPVNS from the coding sequence ATGGCACGCGCCTACCGATTGCAACGCGCTCAACTCATTCGACGGCCTCGGCCTGAGGTATTCGAGTTCTTCTCGGCGGCCGAGAACCTCGAGGCGATCACGCCGCCTGCGCTGTCGTTTCAGATTCTCACGCCGCTGCCGATCGAGCTGCGCAGCGGCACGCTGATCGACTATCGACTGAAGCTCATGGGCATCCCCTTCAATTGGCAGACGCGTATCGACCTGTTCGAGCCGCCGCTGCGGTTTCGCGACAGCCAATTGCAAGGTCCCTATCGCCGCTGGGAACACCTGCACGAGTTCTTCGAGACGGCCGAGGGCACGCTGATGATTGACACGATCGATTACGAAATCCCGCTGGGGCCCTTGGGGGCGCTGGCCCGCATGGTGTTCGTGAGCCGGCAACTGGACGCCATCTTCGACTATCGCCGCGAGCGCGTGTTCGAACTGTTGTCCCACGGCCCCGGCAACTTGCCGGCCACTGGAAGTCGGGGCCCGATCGAAATCTCCTCGGCCGGCCCCCTGGCCACACCCGTCAACTCTTGA
- a CDS encoding TIGR01777 family oxidoreductase: MTDHRGPESLAAVITGATGFIGRQLAARLRRPVVLSRNAQRAQTELGDVRAVAWDTRVEVPLEALDGAQVVFNLAGEPIAEGRWTAEKKARIRESRVEGTQRLVAGLARLESRPLVLVSASAVGWYPDGGDRILAEDEPAADNFLGQICAEWEQAALAAEALGIRVVLIRTGLVLGPGGGALGKMLPLFRAGLGGRLGDGRQWMPWIHLDDLVEMMLFAATHASLRGPINGVAPNPVTNAEFTRTLGRVLHRPALFPAPRFALRLALGEMADALLASQRVVPRAALAAGYAFRYAQLEPALRSILAAAG, encoded by the coding sequence ATGACGGACCACCGTGGCCCCGAATCGCTCGCCGCCGTCATCACTGGGGCCACCGGCTTTATCGGGCGCCAGCTCGCCGCGCGCCTGCGGCGACCCGTGGTGCTCAGTCGCAATGCCCAGCGGGCCCAGACCGAATTGGGCGACGTCCGGGCCGTTGCCTGGGACACGCGCGTCGAGGTGCCCCTCGAGGCGCTTGACGGGGCCCAGGTGGTTTTCAATCTGGCCGGCGAACCAATCGCCGAGGGCCGCTGGACCGCCGAGAAGAAAGCCCGTATCCGCGAAAGCCGCGTGGAAGGCACCCAACGGCTCGTCGCAGGCCTGGCACGGCTGGAATCTCGCCCCCTGGTGCTGGTGTCGGCCTCGGCCGTGGGGTGGTACCCCGACGGCGGCGACCGCATCTTGGCCGAGGACGAACCGGCGGCCGACAATTTCCTGGGCCAGATCTGCGCCGAATGGGAGCAGGCGGCGCTGGCTGCCGAGGCGCTGGGAATTCGCGTCGTGCTGATTCGGACCGGTCTGGTTCTCGGCCCCGGCGGCGGGGCGCTGGGCAAGATGTTGCCGCTGTTCCGCGCCGGACTGGGAGGAAGACTGGGTGACGGCCGGCAATGGATGCCCTGGATTCATCTCGACGACCTGGTCGAGATGATGTTGTTCGCGGCGACGCACGCGTCGCTGCGCGGGCCGATCAACGGGGTCGCTCCGAACCCGGTGACCAACGCGGAATTCACGCGCACGCTGGGCCGCGTCTTACATCGGCCCGCCCTGTTCCCGGCGCCGCGTTTCGCGCTGCGGCTGGCGTTGGGTGAAATGGCCGACGCCCTGCTGGCGTCGCAGCGCGTCGTGCCGCGGGCAGCCTTGGCCGCCGGCTACGCGTTCCGTTATGCCCAGCTCGAGCCGGCCCTCCGCTCGATTCTCGCGGCGGCGGGGTGA
- a CDS encoding glycosyltransferase yields MSATVVAAIACCLAVVPAMVFLRNLGLYRVPAVIAADVQPRVSVLIPARNEEPSIGAAVESALASRGVVLEVIVLDDHSTDRTAEIVDHIAARDSRVRCVSAPPLPDGWCGKQHACSRLAELAAHDWFVFVDADVRLAPDGLARAVAFVERQGVGLASGIPRQETGTALERLVLPLIHFLLLGYLPLWRMRRSRHPAYAAGCGQLFVTDRVSYRRAGGHAAIRASLHDGITLPRAYRSAGLGTDLFDATPLATCRMYRSAAQVWSGLAKNATEGLAAPGLIAPITVLLVGGQIVPPILLLLGVFGRFDPLTTLVAAAGTVAAYLPRAIGVRRFGQSFWGACAHPLGVALLLAIQWWAFGLWLVGRRTAWKDRVYAPHSAPDAAAAPLLQPTSGLQAALPGDPVSRS; encoded by the coding sequence ATGAGCGCAACCGTGGTGGCCGCGATCGCCTGCTGCCTGGCCGTGGTTCCGGCCATGGTGTTTCTGCGCAATCTCGGGCTGTATCGCGTCCCAGCGGTGATCGCGGCCGACGTGCAGCCGCGCGTTTCCGTCTTGATCCCGGCCCGCAACGAAGAGCCGTCGATCGGTGCAGCCGTCGAGTCGGCGCTGGCCAGCCGCGGCGTCGTGCTCGAGGTGATCGTGCTCGACGATCACTCGACCGATCGCACCGCCGAGATCGTCGATCACATTGCGGCGCGGGACTCGCGCGTACGTTGTGTGTCGGCGCCGCCGCTGCCCGACGGCTGGTGCGGCAAACAACACGCCTGTTCGCGGCTGGCCGAGCTGGCCGCACACGATTGGTTCGTGTTCGTCGACGCCGACGTGCGATTGGCTCCCGATGGCCTGGCCCGGGCCGTGGCTTTCGTTGAGCGTCAGGGCGTCGGCCTGGCGAGCGGCATTCCGCGTCAGGAAACTGGCACCGCGCTCGAACGACTGGTGCTGCCGTTGATTCACTTTCTGCTGTTGGGCTATTTGCCGCTGTGGCGGATGCGACGCAGTCGCCATCCGGCCTATGCGGCAGGCTGCGGCCAGTTGTTCGTCACCGATCGGGTCAGCTATCGCCGCGCCGGTGGACACGCGGCGATCCGCGCGTCGCTGCACGACGGCATCACGCTGCCCCGGGCCTATCGCAGCGCAGGTCTAGGCACCGATTTGTTCGATGCCACACCGCTGGCCACTTGCCGGATGTATCGCTCGGCAGCTCAGGTGTGGTCAGGCCTGGCCAAGAACGCCACCGAAGGGCTGGCCGCGCCCGGGCTCATCGCTCCGATCACCGTGCTCCTGGTCGGCGGTCAAATCGTTCCGCCGATCTTGTTGCTGCTGGGTGTATTCGGCCGCTTCGATCCGCTGACAACGCTGGTCGCTGCGGCCGGAACGGTGGCCGCCTACTTGCCGCGAGCGATCGGCGTGCGGCGGTTCGGTCAAAGCTTTTGGGGCGCCTGCGCCCATCCGCTGGGAGTCGCCTTGCTGCTGGCGATTCAATGGTGGGCGTTTGGCCTCTGGCTGGTTGGCCGCCGCACCGCCTGGAAAGATCGGGTCTATGCGCCGCACAGTGCGCCAGACGCGGCCGCAGCTCCCCTCTTGCAACCCACGTCCGGATTGCAGGCGGCGCTCCCTGGAGACCCGGTTTCGCGGTCTTGA
- a CDS encoding lysophospholipid acyltransferase family protein, producing the protein MSRIAIATEAPAPPELTARAALTDSIPRISPRVYAGFGWYSDHFLRKNFNQVRLSRSGTDVRSLGGPLVVYLNHPAWWDPLLGLCLARRFFPGRRHYAPIDARGLAKYRFFEKIGFFGIEPDRRRGAKVFFRTSLAILEQPDAVLWITAEGSFTDPRQRPVCLRPGIGHLAAHVPGLTLVPLAIELPFWQERLPEALCRWGEPIVVDDRDRLPAADWTRRLAHQLERNLDALAVEAIARDPRRFVTLLEGRSGIGGVYDAWRWAKARLAGVPFESRHGD; encoded by the coding sequence ATGAGCCGCATCGCGATTGCAACAGAAGCGCCCGCCCCGCCTGAGCTCACAGCGCGTGCTGCGCTGACAGACTCGATTCCGCGCATATCGCCGCGCGTTTATGCGGGGTTCGGTTGGTACAGCGATCATTTCCTGCGCAAGAACTTCAACCAGGTGCGCCTGTCGCGCAGCGGTACCGACGTTCGATCGCTCGGCGGACCGCTGGTCGTGTATCTGAATCATCCCGCCTGGTGGGACCCGTTGTTGGGGCTCTGCCTGGCGCGACGGTTCTTTCCAGGACGTCGCCATTACGCTCCGATTGATGCTCGAGGATTGGCCAAGTATCGCTTCTTCGAGAAGATTGGTTTTTTTGGCATCGAGCCCGACCGCCGGCGCGGTGCAAAGGTATTCTTTCGTACGAGCCTGGCGATTCTCGAGCAGCCGGATGCAGTCTTGTGGATTACGGCCGAGGGAAGCTTCACCGATCCGCGGCAGCGCCCGGTCTGCTTGCGACCCGGCATCGGGCATCTCGCGGCGCATGTTCCGGGTTTGACCTTGGTGCCTTTGGCGATCGAGCTGCCGTTCTGGCAAGAGCGCCTGCCCGAGGCCTTGTGCCGCTGGGGTGAACCGATCGTCGTGGATGATCGCGATCGACTGCCGGCGGCCGATTGGACGAGACGGCTCGCACATCAGCTCGAGCGCAACCTCGACGCGCTCGCCGTCGAGGCCATCGCCCGCGATCCCCGGCGATTTGTGACGCTGCTCGAAGGACGCTCAGGCATCGGCGGTGTCTACGACGCCTGGCGCTGGGCGAAAGCACGGCTGGCGGGCGTCCCGTTCGAGTCCCGGCACGGCGACTAG
- the crtI gene encoding phytoene desaturase codes for MRASKNQPIGVVGGGLGGLAAACTLAARGWPVVLFEKNDWLGGKAAVLNADGFRFDMGPTILTLPSVLRRIFAEAGRKLDDHVELIPLDPQWRCFYTDGSTLDLHAQLDRMRAALDRFAPGSASGYRDFLQLAQRLNRISQRYFFWRSVGAIGDVFDARGTFEPGVLGDLLAMRMGRSVASTVRSFVPEPRVAQLLDHFTQYVGSSPAASPAVLCGIAHMQTDEGIWYPRGGTRAVPEALVRLAQDLGVELRTGVDVARIVVENGRATGIETTDGRRTALAAVVSNCDSLRTHRELLASTPQAGALERRGHEPACSGVVLYLGLKRRYEHLLHHNFVFSADSHAEFASIYDRGEPAPDPTCYVCAPAVTEPEVAPPGGEALYVLVHTPYLRPHHDWRQMLPGYRRVILDKLAHTAGLDDLEERIVYEAALTPADIHERYRVLNGAIYGLASHGRFLGAFKPANRSRQLPGLYLAGGAAHPGPGMPMVLMSGWIAADALHHDLHESAGPAAEGRIPSEEFVGA; via the coding sequence ATGCGTGCGTCCAAGAATCAACCGATCGGCGTCGTCGGCGGAGGCCTGGGTGGATTGGCCGCGGCCTGCACCCTGGCCGCGCGCGGATGGCCCGTCGTGCTGTTCGAAAAGAACGACTGGCTCGGTGGCAAAGCCGCCGTGCTGAATGCCGATGGTTTTCGCTTCGACATGGGCCCCACGATCCTCACGCTCCCCTCGGTGCTGCGGCGGATTTTTGCCGAGGCGGGGCGCAAGCTCGACGACCACGTCGAGCTGATCCCGCTCGACCCGCAATGGCGCTGCTTCTACACCGACGGCTCGACGCTCGACCTGCACGCTCAGCTCGACCGAATGCGCGCGGCGCTCGATCGCTTTGCGCCCGGCAGCGCGAGCGGCTACCGCGATTTTCTCCAACTGGCGCAACGCCTGAACCGCATTTCGCAGCGCTATTTCTTCTGGCGCAGCGTGGGCGCGATCGGCGACGTGTTCGATGCCCGGGGCACCTTCGAGCCGGGCGTGCTCGGCGACTTGCTGGCCATGCGAATGGGCCGTTCGGTCGCTTCGACCGTGCGGTCGTTTGTGCCTGAGCCTCGCGTCGCGCAGCTGCTCGACCACTTCACGCAATACGTGGGCTCGTCGCCTGCGGCATCGCCCGCAGTGCTCTGCGGCATTGCCCATATGCAGACCGACGAGGGCATTTGGTATCCGCGCGGCGGCACGCGCGCGGTGCCCGAGGCACTGGTCCGGCTGGCTCAGGATCTCGGCGTCGAACTACGGACGGGCGTCGACGTCGCGCGGATCGTGGTCGAGAACGGCCGCGCCACTGGCATCGAGACGACCGACGGACGGCGGACCGCACTGGCGGCGGTGGTCTCAAACTGCGATTCGCTTCGGACGCATCGCGAGCTGCTGGCCAGCACCCCACAGGCCGGCGCCCTCGAGCGCCGCGGCCACGAGCCGGCGTGCTCGGGCGTCGTGCTGTACCTGGGGCTGAAGCGCCGGTACGAGCACTTGCTGCACCACAACTTCGTCTTTTCGGCCGATAGCCATGCCGAGTTTGCGTCGATCTACGATCGCGGCGAGCCGGCGCCCGACCCGACCTGCTACGTCTGCGCCCCGGCCGTCACCGAACCGGAGGTCGCGCCTCCCGGCGGCGAGGCCTTGTACGTGCTCGTCCACACGCCCTATCTCCGGCCGCATCACGATTGGCGACAGATGCTGCCTGGCTACCGCCGCGTGATCCTGGACAAGCTGGCCCACACGGCGGGGCTCGACGACCTCGAAGAGCGGATCGTCTACGAGGCGGCGCTCACGCCGGCCGATATCCACGAGCGCTATCGTGTGCTCAATGGCGCCATCTATGGCCTGGCGAGCCACGGCCGGTTCCTCGGAGCGTTCAAGCCTGCGAACCGCAGCCGGCAACTGCCCGGACTCTATCTGGCCGGCGGTGCCGCGCATCCCGGGCCCGGTATGCCCATGGTGCTGATGTCGGGCTGGATCGCGGCCGACGCACTGCATCACGATCTGCACGAGTCGGCCGGGCCCGCCGCGGAAGGCCGCATCCCCAGCGAGGAGTTCGTCGGCGCATGA
- the crtI gene encoding phytoene desaturase: protein MSRQVVIVGAGPGGLAASMLLAKAGFDVTILEKQPCVGGRTSAVCGRGFRFDLGPTFFLYPQILAEIFATCGYDLHDEVPMVQLDPQYRLVFGSGGPQVDATPDVGRLQQQIAAIDPADAAAVPRFLADNRAKLAAFRPVLQTPFLSWRDCLSPTLLRLLPRLRPWLSLDGDLRRYFRDERTRLAFSFQSKYLGMSPFQCPSLFSILSFLEYEYGVWHPIGGCNAVCASMARIAQDMGVKIRLGEPVDALLFAGRRAIGARTAAGQYPADAVVVNADFARAMSRLVPDRLRRRWSNRQLARKRYSSSTFMLYLGLQGRYDELPHHTIYLSENYGENLRDIEHRHVLSDDPSFYVQNASVTDPSLAPHGHSTLYVLVPVTHQHANVDWRHERHRFRQLTLNQLKRLGLDDVERRIRWEHIVTPADWEHRHDVYRGATFNLAHTLRQMLHLRPRNRFEDLDGVYLVGGGTHPGSGLPVIFESARISTRLLVDDLGGSLATRRVACESAAEFPSLPHLAAGEELALPAPALRS from the coding sequence ATGAGTCGCCAAGTCGTCATCGTCGGAGCAGGTCCCGGTGGATTGGCGGCGTCGATGTTGCTGGCGAAGGCCGGGTTCGACGTCACGATTCTTGAGAAGCAGCCGTGCGTCGGCGGGCGGACCTCGGCCGTCTGCGGCAGGGGATTTCGCTTCGATCTCGGGCCGACCTTTTTTCTCTATCCCCAGATTCTGGCGGAGATCTTCGCCACCTGCGGATACGACCTGCACGACGAAGTCCCGATGGTGCAGCTCGACCCGCAATACCGGCTGGTGTTCGGGTCCGGTGGTCCCCAGGTCGACGCCACGCCCGACGTCGGGCGGTTGCAGCAGCAGATCGCGGCGATCGACCCGGCCGATGCCGCGGCAGTGCCCCGCTTTCTGGCGGACAATCGGGCCAAGCTGGCCGCCTTTCGCCCCGTGCTGCAAACGCCGTTCTTGTCGTGGCGCGATTGCCTGAGCCCGACGCTCTTGCGACTGTTGCCCCGGCTGCGACCGTGGCTGTCGCTCGACGGCGACTTGCGGCGCTACTTCCGCGACGAGCGCACGCGCCTGGCTTTCAGTTTCCAATCGAAATACCTGGGCATGTCGCCGTTCCAATGCCCAAGCTTGTTCTCGATTCTCTCGTTCCTCGAATACGAATACGGCGTCTGGCATCCGATCGGCGGTTGCAACGCGGTGTGTGCGTCCATGGCGCGGATTGCGCAAGACATGGGCGTGAAGATTCGTCTCGGCGAACCGGTCGATGCGCTGCTGTTCGCCGGACGGCGGGCCATCGGCGCGCGGACCGCCGCGGGCCAATATCCGGCCGACGCCGTAGTAGTGAATGCCGACTTTGCCCGGGCCATGTCGCGGCTCGTGCCCGACCGGCTGCGGCGGCGGTGGTCCAATCGCCAGCTGGCTCGCAAGCGCTACTCCAGTTCGACGTTCATGCTCTACCTGGGTTTGCAGGGGCGGTACGACGAGCTGCCCCATCACACGATTTACCTGTCCGAAAACTACGGCGAGAACCTGCGCGACATCGAGCACCGCCACGTGCTGTCCGACGACCCGTCGTTTTACGTGCAGAACGCCTCCGTGACCGATCCGTCGCTCGCCCCGCACGGGCACAGCACGCTGTACGTGCTGGTACCGGTCACGCATCAGCACGCCAATGTCGATTGGCGGCACGAGCGACATCGCTTTCGCCAGCTCACGCTCAACCAGCTCAAACGGCTGGGGCTCGACGACGTCGAGCGACGGATTCGCTGGGAACACATCGTCACGCCCGCCGACTGGGAGCACCGGCACGATGTCTACCGGGGAGCCACGTTCAACTTGGCACACACCCTGCGGCAGATGCTGCACCTGCGGCCGCGCAACCGCTTCGAAGATCTGGATGGCGTCTATCTCGTCGGCGGCGGTACACATCCGGGCAGCGGTCTGCCCGTGATCTTCGAGTCGGCCCGGATTTCCACGCGGCTGCTGGTCGACGACCTGGGCGGTTCGCTCGCGACGCGGCGCGTGGCGTGCGAATCGGCGGCCGAATTCCCCTCGTTGCCGCACCTGGCAGCCGGCGAAGAACTCGCCCTACCAGCGCCGGCCCTGCGGAGTTGA
- a CDS encoding phosphotransferase: protein MNRASAIAETPDFPWLAADDAAGVARVLADRGLLEPEEQVRAAPRAGEGNMNLTLRVATNRRTLIVKQARPWVEKYDQIAAPWNRFEYELAFYEWVAGEPRLADRMPRLLAADRAACLIVLQDLAPAADLTTLYSGDLLTTAEVEQLAAFLAGLHAAGRGIAPARWANRDMRALNHEHMYRLPLDEANGLELDRFEPGLTDAARRLQRDRAYCEQVHATGQRYLADGMVLLHGDYFPGSWLRTASGVFVIDPEFCYCGDPEFDLGVCLAHCALAAQPGDVSRGFLEAYRASGGAGDMGQAAAYAACEVMRRLIGVAQLPLAPSTGRRRELLERSRAALAERRLEPLLA from the coding sequence ATGAATCGTGCCAGTGCGATCGCCGAAACCCCCGATTTTCCCTGGCTGGCGGCCGACGATGCGGCAGGCGTGGCCCGTGTGCTTGCTGATCGCGGCTTGCTCGAGCCGGAGGAGCAGGTCCGCGCCGCGCCGCGCGCGGGCGAGGGGAATATGAACCTGACGCTGCGCGTCGCGACCAATCGGCGAACGCTGATCGTCAAGCAGGCGCGGCCGTGGGTGGAAAAATACGACCAGATCGCCGCGCCTTGGAACCGGTTCGAATACGAGCTGGCGTTTTACGAATGGGTGGCTGGCGAACCGCGGTTGGCCGACCGGATGCCGCGGCTGCTGGCGGCCGATCGCGCGGCGTGCCTGATCGTGCTGCAAGACCTGGCGCCCGCGGCCGATTTGACCACGCTCTATTCCGGCGACCTTCTGACGACGGCCGAAGTCGAGCAGCTCGCCGCGTTCCTGGCCGGCTTACACGCGGCGGGACGCGGCATCGCCCCCGCCCGCTGGGCGAACCGCGACATGCGGGCCCTCAACCACGAGCACATGTATCGTTTGCCGCTCGACGAGGCGAACGGGCTCGAGTTGGATCGTTTCGAACCGGGGCTGACCGACGCCGCCAGGCGACTCCAGCGCGACCGCGCCTACTGCGAACAGGTCCACGCCACGGGGCAGCGCTACCTGGCCGACGGAATGGTGCTCTTGCACGGCGACTACTTCCCCGGCAGTTGGTTGCGGACCGCCTCGGGCGTGTTTGTGATCGACCCGGAATTCTGCTATTGCGGCGATCCGGAGTTCGATTTGGGAGTCTGTCTGGCGCACTGCGCGTTGGCTGCTCAACCGGGCGACGTATCCCGGGGGTTTCTCGAAGCGTACCGTGCCTCGGGCGGAGCAGGCGACATGGGCCAGGCCGCCGCGTATGCCGCTTGCGAAGTGATGCGGCGCCTGATCGGCGTGGCACAATTGCCGCTCGCGCCCAGCACCGGGCGCAGGCGCGAACTGCTGGAACGCTCGCGCGCGGCGCTCGCCGAGCGACGGCTCGAACCGCTGCTGGCTTGA
- a CDS encoding DUF1003 domain-containing protein encodes MSKHASAQVTCQICHRQVRRADAVPGELVHPAVVTTIERQHHEWTPTGFICLSDLHRFRIEHVREVLEIERGELTALESEVLKSLATQETVAKDINTRFDRTLTFGERLADRVAEFGGSWTFVTLFGLAVLGWIVVNTWMLGARPPDPFPYILLNLCLSCLAAIQAPIIMMSQNRQEAKDRLRSEQDYRVDLKAELEVRQIITRLDQLLSHQWQRLLEIQELQLESIAELARQRERKPG; translated from the coding sequence ATGTCGAAACACGCCTCCGCGCAGGTCACCTGCCAGATTTGTCACCGCCAGGTGCGCCGCGCCGACGCCGTACCGGGCGAACTGGTGCATCCGGCCGTCGTGACTACGATCGAACGCCAGCATCACGAGTGGACGCCCACAGGCTTTATCTGTTTGTCCGACTTGCACCGATTTCGCATCGAGCACGTGCGCGAAGTGCTCGAGATCGAGCGTGGCGAATTGACGGCGCTGGAATCCGAGGTGCTCAAGAGCCTGGCCACCCAGGAGACCGTCGCCAAGGACATCAACACGCGCTTCGACCGCACGCTCACCTTCGGCGAACGGCTGGCCGACCGCGTGGCCGAATTCGGCGGAAGTTGGACGTTCGTCACCCTCTTCGGCCTCGCGGTCCTGGGCTGGATCGTCGTCAACACGTGGATGCTTGGTGCCCGACCGCCGGACCCGTTCCCCTATATCTTGCTGAACCTGTGCTTGTCGTGCCTGGCCGCAATTCAGGCGCCGATCATCATGATGAGCCAGAATCGGCAGGAGGCGAAGGACCGGCTGCGCAGCGAGCAGGACTACCGCGTCGACCTCAAGGCCGAATTGGAAGTCCGCCAGATCATCACCCGGCTCGATCAATTGCTGTCGCATCAATGGCAACGGCTCCTGGAGATTCAAGAACTCCAATTGGAATCGATCGCCGAGCTGGCTCGGCAACGCGAGCGCAAGCCCGGCTGA